One window of Medicago truncatula cultivar Jemalong A17 chromosome 2, MtrunA17r5.0-ANR, whole genome shotgun sequence genomic DNA carries:
- the LOC11431430 gene encoding seed linoleate 9S-lipoxygenase-2 — MFPNVTGILNRGHKIKGTVVLMRKNVLDFNTIVSIGGGNIHGVIDTGLNLIGSTVDGLTAFLGRSVSLQLISATKSDANGKGKVGKDTFLEGILASLPTLGAGENAFNIHFEWNDEMGIPGAFYIKNYMQVEFYLKSLTLEDVPNHGTIRFVCNSWVYNAKLYKSPRIFFANKSYLPSETPSPLVKYREEELQNLRGDGTGERKLHERIYDYDVYNDLGNPDHGESFARPVLGGSSTHPYPRRGRTGRYPTRKDPNSEKPATEIYVPRDENFGHLKSSDFLTYGIKSVSQNVLPAFESAFDLNFTPREFDSFQDVRDLFEGGIKLPLDVISTISPLPVIKELFRTDGENVLKFPTPHVVKVSKSAWMTDEEFAREMLAGVNPCMIRGLKEFPPKSNLDPTVYGDQTSKITADALELDGSTVDEALAGGRLFILDYHDTFIPFLRRINETSAKAYATRTILFLKEDGNLKPVAIELSLPHPDGDKSGVVSQVILPANEGVESTIWLLAKAYVVVNDSCYHQLMSHWLNTHAVVEPFVIATNRQLSVIHPIYKLLSPHYRDTMNINALARESLINANGIIERTFLPSKYAVEMSSAVYKNWVFPDQALPADLIKRNMAVEDPSSPYGLRLLIEDYPYAVDGLEIWTTIKTWVQDYVSVYYATDNDIKNDSELQHWWKEVVEKGHGDLKDKPWWPKLQTLEELVEACTIIIWTASALHAAVNFGQYPYGGFILNRPTISRRLLPEEGTAQYDEMVKSPQKAYLRTITPKFQTLIDLSVIEILSRHASDEVYLGQRENPHWTSDSKALQAFQKFGNKLAEIEAKLAKKNNDPSLNNRLGPVQLPYTLLHPTSEEGLTFRGIPNSISI, encoded by the exons GTAAGAATGTGTTGGACTTCAACACAATCGTGAGTATTGGTGGTGGAAACATCCATGGAGTCATCGACACCGGCCTCAATCTCATCGGTTCAACTGTTGATGGCCTCACTGCCTTCTTGGGCCGCAGTGTCTCCCTTCAGCTCATTAGTGCTACCAAGTCTGATG CAAATGGAAAAGGGAAAGTTGGAAAGGATACATTTCTGGAAGGTATTCTTGCCTCATTACCAACCTTGGGAGCTGGTGAAAACGCATTCAATATTCATTTTGAATGGAATGATGAGATGGGAATTCCTGGTGCATTTTACATCAAGAATTATATGCAAGTTGAGTTTTATCTCAAGAGTCTAACTCTTGAAGATGTTCCAAACCATGGAACCATTCGATTTGTATGCAACTCTTGGGTTTACAACGCAAAACTTTACAAAAGTCCACGCATTTTCTTTGCCAACAAG TCGTATCTTCCAAGTGAAACACCATCTCCACTAGTCAAGTATAGAGAAGAAGAATTGCAAAATTTAAGGGGAGATGGAACAGGAGAGCGCAAGTTACATGAAAGGATCTACGATTACGATGTCTACAATGATTTAGGCAATCCAGATCACGGTGAAAGTTTTGCTCGCCCTGTTCTTGGAGGGTCTAGCACACATCCTTACCCTCGCAGGGGAAGGACAGGTCGATATCCAACAAGGAAAG ATCCAAATTCTGAGAAACCAGCTACAGAAATATATGTTCCAAGAGATGAAAATTTTGGTCACTTGAAGTCCTCAGACTTTCTCACATATGGAATAAAATCTGTATCTCAAAACGTATTACCCGCATTCGAATCTgcatttgatttgaattttacACCGCGCGAGTTTGATAGTTTCCAAGATGTGCGTGACCTCTTTGAAGGTGGAATTAAGTTACCTCTAGATGTAATCAGCACAATTAGCCCCTTACCTGTGATCAAAGAATTATTTCGTACTGATGGTGAAAATGTCCTCAAGTTTCCAACACCGCATGTCGTTAAAG TGAGTAAGTCTGCATGGATGACAGatgaagagtttgcaagagaaATGCTTGCTGGTGTAAATCCTTGCATGATTCGTGGTCTTAAA GAGTTTCCTCCAAAAAGCAATCTTGATCCCACAGTATATGGTGATCAAACTAGTAAGATAACTGCAGATGCATTGGAACTTGATGGGAGCACAGTAGACGAG GCACTTGCTGGTGGGAGGTTATTCATACTAGATTACCATGATACATTCATCCCATTTCTGAGAAGAATCAATGAGACTTCTGCAAAAGCTTATGCTACTAGGACAATCCTTTTCCTAAAAGAAGATGGAAATTTAAAGCCAGTGGCGATTGAATTAAGTTTGCCACATCCTGATGGTGACAAATCGGGTGTCGTTAGTCAAGTCATTTTACCTGCAAATGAAGGTGTTGAAAGTACTATTTGGCTACTAGCAAAAGCTTATGTGGTGGTTAATGATTCTTGCTATCATCAACTCATGAGTCATTG GTTGAATACCCATGCAGTAGTTGAGCCATTCGTTATTGCAACAAATCGACAGCTTAGTGTGATTCACCcaatttataaacttttatctCCTCATTATCGGGACACCATGAACATCAACGCACTTGCAAGAGAATCTCTAATTAACGCCAATGGCATAATAGAGAGAACATTTTTGCCTTCAAAGTATGCTGTGGAAATGTCTTCAGCGGTTTACAAGAATTGGGTTTTCCCTGATCAAGCCCTTCCAGCTGATCTTATCAAGAG AAATATGGCCGTTGAGGATCCATCGTCCCCATACGGACTTCGTCTTCTGATAGAGGACTACCCTTATGCTGTTGATGGATTAGAGATATGGACAACTATTAAAACATGGGTACAAGATTATGTCTCAGTGTATTATGCAACAGACAATGATATCAAAAATGATTCTGAGCTTCAACATTGGTGGAAAGAAGTTGTAGAGAAAGGTCATGGTGATTTGAAAGACAAGCCATGGTGGCCCAAGTTGCAAACACTTGAAGAGCTTGTTGAAGCTTGCACTATCATCATATGGACGGCTTCAGCCCTCCACGCAGCTGTTAATTTTGGACAATATCCTTACGGCGGTTTTATTCTAAACCGCCCAACTATCAGTAGAAGATTACTTCCTGAGGAAGGAACTGCACAATATGATGAAATGGTGAAGAGTCCTCAAAAGGCTTACTTGAGAACAATCACGCCGAAGTTTCAGACTCTTATTGACCTTTCAGTGATAGAAATATTGTCAAGACATGCTTCTGATGAAGTTTACCTTGGACAAAGAGAAAATCCACATTGGACCTCTGATTCAAAAGCTTTACAAGCATTTCAAAAGTTTGGAAATAAACTTGCAGAAATTGAAGCAAAACTAGCAAAGAAGAACAATGATCCGAGCCTGAACAATCGACTTGGGCCAGTTCAATTGCCATACACTTTGCTTCATCCCACTAGTGAGGAGGGGTTAACCTTTAGAGGAATTCCCAATAGCATCTCTATCTAA
- the LOC11441966 gene encoding seed linoleate 9S-lipoxygenase-3: MFSGVTGILNRGHKIKGTVVLMRKNVLDINSLTSVGGVIGQGFDILGSTLDNLTAFLGRSVSLQLISATKPDANGKGKLGKATFLEGIITSLPTLGAGQSAFKIHFEWDDDMGIPGAFYIKNFMQTEFFLVSLTLEDIPNHGSIYFVCNSWIYNAKHHKLDRIFFANKAYLPSETPAPLVHYREEELNNLRGDGTGERKEWERIYDYDVYNDLGNPEKGDNHARPVLGGSDTYPYPRRGRTGRKPNPKDPKSESRSDFVYLPRDEAFGHLKSSDFLTYGLKAVSQNVVPALESVIFDLNFTPNEFDSFDEVHGLYEGGIKLPTDVLSKISPLPVLKEIFRTDGEQFLKYPPPKVLQVSRSAWMTDEEFAREMLAGVNPNVICCLQEFPPRSKLDSQVYGDHTSKITKEHLEPNLEGLTVEEAIQNKKLFLLDHHDSIMPYLRRINSTPTKAYATRTILFLSSDKTLKPLAIELSLPHPDGDEHGAVSHVYQPALEGVESTIWLLAKAYVVVNDSCYHQLVSHWLNTHAVVEPFVIATNRHLSYLHPIYKLLYPHYRDTMNINSLARQSLVNDGGIIEKTFLWGRYSMEMSSKVYKNWTLPGQALPADLIKRGMAIEEPSSPCGVKLVVEDYPYAHDGLEIWAAIKTWVQDYVSLYYTTDDILRQDSELQAWWKELVEVGHGDKKNEPWWPKMQAREELVEVCTTVIWIASALHAAVNFGQYSYGGLILNRPTLSRRFMPEKGSAEYNELVKSPQKAYLKTITPKFQTLIDLSVIEILSRHASDEVYLGERDNPNWTSDTRALEAFKKFGNKLAEIEKNLAQRNNDEKLRHRLGPVQMPYTLLHPSSEEGLTFRGIPNSISI; the protein is encoded by the exons ATGTTTTCAGGGGTGACGGGGATATTGAATAGGGGTCATAAGATAAAAGGAACGGTGGTGTTGATGAGAAAAAATGTTTTAGATATAAATAGCTTAACCAGTGTTGGTGGAGTTATTGGTCAAGGTTTCGATATTCTTGGTTCAACACTTGATAATCTCACTGCTTTCTTAGGCCGTTCCGTTTCTCTTCAGTTAATTAGTGCAACTAAACCTGATG caAATGGGAAAGGAAAGCTTGGAAAGGCTACCTTTTTGGAAGGGATAATTACTTCCTTACCAACATTGGGAGCAGGACAATCTGcatttaaaattcattttgaatGGGATGATGACATGGGAATTCCTGGAGCATTTTACATCAAGAACTTTATGCAAACTGAGTTTTTCCTTGTGAGTTTGACTCTTGAAGACATTCCAAATCATGGAAGCATCTACTTTGTATGCAACTCCTGGATTTATAATGCCAAACACCACAAACTTGACCGCATTTTCTTTGCCAATAAg GCATATCTTCCTAGTGAAACACCGGCTCCATTAGTCCATTATAGAGAAGAAGAATTGAACAATTTAAGAGGAGATGGAACAGGAGAACGCAAAGAATGGGAAAGAATCTATGATTATGATGTCTACAATGATTTAGGAAATCCGGAGAAAGGTGACAATCATGCTCGTCCTGTTCTTGGCGGGTCTGACACATATCCTTATCCTCGTCGGGGAAGAACGGGCAGAAAACCAAATCCGAAAG ATCCTAAAAGTGAGAGTAGGAGTGATTTTGTGTATCTTCCAAGAGATGAAGCTTTTGGTCACTTGAAATCATCAGATTTTCTTACTTATGGACTGAAAGCAGTATCTCAAAATGTGGTCCCTGCATTAGAGTCTGTAATCTTTGATTTAAATTTCACACCAAATGAGTTTGATAGCTTTGATGAAGTTCATGGATTGTATGAGGGTGGAATTAAGCTGCCAACAGATGTACTTAGCAAGATAAGTCCGTTACCTGTTCTCAAAGAAATCTTTCGAACCGATGGTGAACAGTTCCTCAAGTATCCACCACCTAAAGTACTTCAAG TAAGCAGGTCTGCATGGATGACTGATGAAGAATTTGCAAGAGAAATGCTAGCTGGAGTAAATCCAAATGTGATCTGTTGCCTTCAG GAGTTCCCTCCGCGAAGCAAGCTAGATAGTCAAGTCTATGGTGATCACACCAGTAAAATAACCAAAGAACACCTGGAACCTAATTTAGAAGGGCTCACAGTAGAAGAG GCAATTCAAAACAAGAAATTGTTCCTGCTAGATCATCATGACTCAATAATGCCATATTTAAGGCGAATAAACTCAACTCCAACGAAGGCTTATGCTACTCGAACCATCCTTTTCTTGAGCAGTGACAAAACTTTAAAGCCACTGGCCATAGAGTTGAGTTTGCCACACCCTGACGGAGATGAACATGGTGCTGTTAGTCATGTTTATCAACCCGCGCTAGAAGGTGTTGAAAGTACTATTTGGTTACTGGCTAAGGCTTATGTAGTAGTGAATGATTCCTGTTATCATCAACTTGTCAGCCATTG GTTAAATACTCATGCAGTTGTTGAACCATTTGTCATAGCAACTAACAGGCATCTGAGTTATCTTCACCCCATTTATAAACTTTTGTATCCTCACTATCGCGACACAATGAATATTAATTCTCTTGCTCGACAATCCCTGGTCAACGATGGAGGCATCatagaaaaaacatttttgtgGGGAAGATATTCTATGGAAATGTCTTCTAAAGTTTACAAGAATTGGACTTTGCCAGGTCAAGCATTGCCTGCTGATCTTATAAAAAG AGGAATGGCAATTGAGGAGCCATCTTCCCCATGTGGTGTTAAGCTTGTTGTAGAGGATTACCCTTATGCTCATGATGGATTAGAGATATGGGCTGCAATAAAGACATGGGTTCAAGACTATGTCTCCTTGTACTACACCACAGATGACATACTTAGACAAGATTCTGAACTCCAAGCTTGGTGGAAAGAACTCGTAGAGGTTGGTCACGGTGATAAGAAAAACGAGCCATGGTGGCCTAAGATGCAAGCTCGTGAAGAGCTAGTCGAAGTTTGCACTACTGTCATATGGATTGCTTCAGCTCTTCATGCAGCTGTTAATTTTGGACAGTATTCCTACGGAGGTTTAATATTAAACCGTCCAACTCTCAGTAGGAGATTCATGCCTGAGAAAGGGTCAGCGGAATACAACGAGCTAGTCAAAAGTCCACAAAAGGCATACTTGAAGACAATTACACCGAAGTTTCAGACGCTTATCGACCTTTccgttatagaaatattgtcAAGGCACGCTTCTGATGAAGTGTACCTTGGAGAGAGAGACAATCCAAACTGGACATCAGATACAAGGGCATTAGAGGCCTTTAAGAAGTTCGGAAACAAGttggcagaaattgagaagaatcTTGCTCAGAGAAACAATGATGAGAAGCTAAGACACCGTCTTGGACCGGTTCAGATGCCTTATACTTTGCTTCATCCTTCTAGTGAGGAAGGACTAACTTTTAGAGGAATTCCTAATAGTATCTCTATCTGA
- the LOC11436338 gene encoding telomere repeat-binding factor 5, with amino-acid sequence MGNQKQKWTAEEEEALHQGVQKYGAGKWKHILKDPQFSQKLASRSNIDLKDKWRNLNVFPGQNPKTPKGKPSGSSPAPSNATPSPSPAPGTPAASAGTPAAAAAAAAPVNVAATPQAQTTIRTPTSQPSQNDDNAAKIYPQYNSLIFEALSTIKDPNGSDLNAIISFIEQKHSLPQSQNFRRTLGAKLRRLVGQGKLEKVQNGYKIKDTSVGVKSADDSKPPAPIEMDLPGSSNNFAYDDAIKEASETLACRLADAENKSFLATAAVRETERYSKFGEENDAMLKIAEEIYAKCMLGETVRFT; translated from the exons atgggaaatcagaagcagaagtggacagctgaagaagaagaagcctTGCATCAAGGTGTTCAGAAATATGGTGCTGGAAAATGGAAGCACATTCTCAAAGACCCTCAATTCAGTCAAAAACTCGCTAGCCGCTCCAATATCGATCTAAAG GATAAATGGCGGAATTTGAATGTTTTTCctggtcaaaaccctaaaactccTAAGGGTAAACCATCTGGGTCCTCTCCTGCTCCAAGCAATGCTACTCCTTCTCCGTCTCCTGCTCCTGGTACTCCTGCTGCTTCTGCTGGTACtcctgctgctgctgctgctgctgctgctccGGTCAATGTTGCTGCTACACCTCAAGCTCAGACTACGATTCGGACTCCTACTAGTCAGCCTTCTCAGAATGATGACAATGCTGCCAAGATTTATCCTCA GtacaattcattgatttttGAAGCTCTATCAACAATCAAGGATCCCAATGGTTCTGACTTAAATGCTATTATTAGCTTCATTGAG CAAAAGCACAGCTTGCCTCAAAGTCAAAATTTCAGAAGGACACTAGGTGCAAAGTTAAGAAGGCTTGTCGGTCAAGGGAAACTTGAAAAG GTACAAAATGGTTACAAGATAAAGGACACCTCAGTGGGGGTGAAGTCAGCTGATGACTCAAAACCACCTGCACCAATAGAAATGGATCTGCCAGGGTCATCAAATAATTTTGCATATGATGATGCCATAAAGGAAGCTTCCGAAACTCTAGCCTGCAGACTTGCTGACGCGGAGAATAAGTCATTTTTGGCTACTGCAGCAGTCAGGGAGACAGAAAGATATTCAAAGTTTGGGGAGGAAAATGATGCAATGTTAAAGATTGCAGAAGAGATTTACGCAAAAT GTATGCTCGGTGAAACTGTTCGCTTCACTTAA
- the LOC11434749 gene encoding eukaryotic initiation factor 4A-11 has translation MAGLAPEGSQFDTKQFDTKMNELLSTEGQEFFTSYDEVHETFDAMGLLENLLRGIYAYGFEKPSAIQQRGIVPFIKGLDVIQQAQSGTGKTATFCSGILQQLDYGLVQCQALVLAPTRELAQQIEKVMRALGDYLGVKVHACVGGTSVREDQRILQTGVHVVVGTPGRVFDMLRRQSLRSDCIKMFVLDEADEMLSRGFKDQIYDIFQLLPPKIQVGVFSATMPPEALEITRKFMNKPVRILVKRDELTLEGIKQFYVNVDKEEWKLETLCDLYETLAITQSVIFVNTRRKVDWLTDKMRGRDHTVSATHGDMDQNTRDIIMREFRSGSSRVLITTDLLARGIDVQQVSLVINYDLPTQPENYLHRIGRSGRFGRKGVAINFVTLEDARMLADIQKFYNVIVEELPSNVADLL, from the exons ATGGCAGGTTTAGCTCCAGAAGGTTCGCAATTTGATACCAAGCAGTTTGACACTAAGATGAATGAATT GCTTTCCACTGAAGGACAAGAATTCTTCACCTCATACGATGAAGTTCATGAAACTTTTGATGCAATGGGATTGCTAGAAAATCTTCTGAGAGGCATATATGCTTATG GTTTTGAGAAGCCATCTGCAATACAGCAAAGGGGAATTGTTCCTTTCATCAAGGGTCTCGATGTGATTCAGCAGGCTCAGTCAGGAACCGGAAAGACAGCGACGTTCTGTTCTGGAATTTTGCAGCAGCTTGATTATGGTTTGGTTCAGTGCCAGGCTTTGGTTTTGGCCCCAACAAGGGAGCTGGCACAGCAGATTGAGAAGGTTATGAGAGCACTTGGTGACTACCTTGGTGTTAAGGTTCATGCTTGTGTTGGTGGCACTAGTGTTCGTGAGGATCAGCGTATTCTCCAAACTGGTGTCCATGTTGTTGTTGGTACTCCTGGACGTGTGTTTGACATGCTGCGAAGACAGTCTCTTCGGTCAGATTGCATTAAAATGTTTGTTTTGGATGAAGCTGATGAAATGCTTTCACGTGGTTTCAAGGACCAG ATCTACGACATCTTCCAGTTGCTGCCACCCAAAATTCAGGTTGGAGTGTTCTCTGCTACAATGCCTCCAGAGGCTCTGGAGATCACAAGGAAGTTCATGAATAAGCCAGTGAGAATTCTGGTAAAGCGTGATGAATTGACCCTTGAGGGTATCAAGCAGTTCTACGTGAATGTTGACAAGGAAGAGTGGAAACTAGAGACATTGTGTGACCTTTACGAGACTCTGGCTATCACTCAGAGTGTCATTTTTGTGAACACAAGGCGCAAGGTGGACTGGCTCACTGACAAGATGCGAGGCAGAGACCATACTGTCTCAGCCACCCATGGAGACATGGACCAAAACACTCGTGATATCATCATGCGTGAATTCCGCTCTGGCTCTTCTCGAGTTCTCATTACCACTGACCTTTTGGCCCGTGGTATTGATGTTCAGCAAGTGTCTCTGGTCATAAATTATGATTTGCCTACCCAACCTGAAAACTATCTCCATCGTATTGGGCGAAGTGGGCGTTTTGGAAGAAAAGGTGTTGCTATCAACTTTGTCACATTGGAAGATGCAAGAATGCTGGCTGATATTCAGAAGTTCTATAATGTGATCGTAGAGGAATTGCCTTCAAATGTTGCCGATCTACTCTga
- the LOC11432357 gene encoding uncharacterized protein produces the protein MEFRSKSCKDEKLQIEGKVTPTSMQELRCYSANYVYNPNLTCNKEVKMKKLGKNTSKSWSFMNDPELQRKKRIAGYKMYGAEGKMKGSLRKSLRWIKNTYTQAIYGRW, from the coding sequence ATGGAATTCAGATCAAAGTCATGCAAAGATGAAAAGCTACAAATTGAAGGCAAGGTGACCCCAACAAGCATGCAAGAACTGAGGTGTTACAGTGCTAATTATGTTTATAATCCAAACTTGACATGTAATAAAGaggtgaagatgaagaaattagGAAAAAACACATCAAAGAGTTGGAGCTTCATGAATGATCCTGAATTgcagaggaagaagagaatTGCTGGCTACAAAATGTATGGGGCTGAAGGGAAAATGAAAGGGTCTCTAAGGAAGAGTCTGAGGTGGATCAAAAATACTTACACTCAAGCTATCTATGGAAGGTGGTGA